The Gorilla gorilla gorilla isolate KB3781 chromosome 11, NHGRI_mGorGor1-v2.1_pri, whole genome shotgun sequence genome contains the following window.
GCGCGTCCGCGGCCACCGGCGTTTGTCTTTGCGCTGGCGAGGGCGGGCGTCTGCAACGCCTCTGATGGGCGGCCGGGCGGCCACGGAGAGAAAGGGCCGCCAGCAATGGGAGCAGTGCCTGCCGAGCACGCCTCCGACCAGGGGCCAGATCCAGAGTAAAGAAGGAGCCTCAGACTGCCGCAAAGACGGCCGGGTTCACAGGAGCCCGGGGCTTGACCTTCAGACGTTTGTCTGAAGAAGACACACTCGCGGCCAGTGAGCAGATGAAGAGGTGAAAGCAAACCAGGGCCCCACGGCCGCTGCACCCCTGGGACGCCcagagtcaaaaaaaaaacagcaaaacacgGGTGGAAGGGTGCGCGGCACGGGGCCCCTCGCACCGCGGCGGGGAGTGAGACGCGGCAGCCGGGGCGGGAGACAGGGGGGCAGGTCCCAGAAAATCAAACACGGACACCCACGTGGCCCAGCACTCCCCTTCCGGGCACAAGCCCAGAGGACCGAAAGCCGAGGCTCCAAGGGGCGTCTTTACCCCACGTTCACAGCAGCGctatttataataaatgaaaaagggaAGCGTCCCCCGCTGTCCCTGCCCATCGATGGATACGTGCATAAGCAAATGTGGTCCATGCACACCGTGGAACATtactcagcctttaaaaggaagggaATGCCGACACCTGCTGCCAGGCGCAGGAACATTGAGGACGCTCTGCCGAGGGAAACGGGCCAGTCCTAAGACAAACACCGCATGATTCCACTCAGCCGAGGCCCCTAGAGGAGTCAgagtcatagagacagaaagtagaaggggGTTATCAGGGTctggggaaggggaaatggggagttcgTGTTTagtggggacagagtttcagccTTGAAAGGTGAAAAGGATCTGTAGAGGGCTgctggtgatggctgcacagttCCGTGAATGTGCTTAACGTCACTGAAATGTGGTTAAGATGGAAACAATTTGTGAAGTTTTAccgtaatgaaaaaaaaaagaatgtgacagAAATGcgagggaaaggagaaggaaaggggtaagaggagggagaaggttggaggaagagagggagagaggaagaacaggggagggaaggagagagagcaagaggtcCTGGAACTAGACTTTGCCAAAGATTCCTTGCTCAGCCAGACTTCGGTGGCCTCCTAACCTCCTCCCAGGCCCATCTGTGCACTGCATTGTCAGGTTCAGTTTTCGCAGAGAGCCCTGCTAAGTTGGTTTAGCCTGAGCCCCCCACCCTGGATATTGGATCGGGTTCCTGGTCCTCCAGCATCCCCAGGATGTCTGATGGCCCAGGCCTGTCTTCAGCGAAAGCCCTGCTTAGTTGGTTTAGCCTGAGCCCCCCACCCTGGATATTGGATCGGGTTCCTGGTCCTCCAGCATCCCCAGGATGTCTGATGGCCCAGGCCTGTCTTCAGCGAAAGCCCTGCGGGGTCGGCCGAGCCagcatcccgtcccgtcccgcacGACCCCACCTGCTCCTCAGCCGCAAACCCCCACTGCCTGTGCTGTTCGGAGCTGAGCCTGGTCTCCCTCCCCCACTGCAAGATCCCGTTGCAGTGGTCCCCACACCCGTCTCCAGGGTTCAGAACAACTTCTGAAAATTTCCAATAATGTTTTCCTTTAACAGGCCTTAGAGGAGGTGGGTTTGGGGGTTAGGCTGTAGAGAAGGGGAGTGGGGGGCGGCATGGATGAGGGTAGTTCCAGGGACAGGAATTGAGCTGAaatgtgaggggtgtgtgtggcCTGAAAAGGGGCCGCCTGGCCTGAGTGGACAGTGTGGGATGCAGGGAGAAGCTGGCAGTGGATACTGGGTGAGCCTCATGCCATGCCAATGTGCGCCACCCTGAAGGACCCAAGTGAAAGTCAGTCCGATGGAACAGGGGCTTGGCAGTGACTAAGAAGAGTGACCCATTAAGTCAAGGTCTTTACTAGCTAAGGGGTGGAGCTGTGGGTCTCCACGGTCTGCTTGTACACCCTACAGGGATGGGGGGCTCACCACCTGTGCAGAGGCCATCCTATTGCTGGAGGCCCATCCCTGAGACACCATCGTGCTGCCTGCCCAGTCTTCCAGTGCCCCAGGGTGCCCCAGGTGAAGCCCCCTTCCTCCCAGCATCCTCAAAGCCTAGAGCCGTCCCTGAAAGACAGAGCCTGCCCAGGCCCCGCTGTCCCTGACGGATGACAGATACAGGTGGGGTTTCTCAGTTCTGTTTCCTGCTGCCTCCTGGGCACTGCTCCCAGGGGTGTGTCATGGTGTGGAGTCTGCCTAGCCCTGACTGTGGGTTTGCGTGCTGCCCAGCTTAGTGGCCCAGAGCGGGGGTGCCTGGACTAGAATCTAGCTACCCCCTAACCGGCTGTGTGACCTTAACAAGTCAGGCTGTGACCTCatgtctctgcctcagtttcctcacccgtAATCTGGGGGAACTGCAGCGCCCCCCGGGATCATTGTGGGAAATGGATGAGTGAGAGACACAGAAAGCCAGTCCTGAACCTGCCCAGGATATAAGATCCCTTGTTGATGCCAATGTGGATGGAAATGTTGCACATTTATGAAAGAGTTTATGAAAGTGCTCCCCAGGAATCAAAATAAAACCAGCTTCATTTGTGAAATAATGTAAGTGGGGCCTGAGCACAGCTGTCCTTGAAAGACAACCCACAACGCTGGTTGTGCATCTTCAGTCCGGAGTTTATTGAGCGTGAGACCAGGCCTGACTCCTGCAGGGGCCAGGTTTTTGTGGGAACTCCATGCCTGCGGAGGCCCGACCGAGTGCAGCCTGGCGGGGTGGGCGGGCACCAGGCTGGACACCATTCAGTCCTCCTGATAGGGAACATGGAAGCCCAGCGTGCTCCCCAGGGGGAAGTGCGCAAAGAAGGTTCGGGCCATGTCCTCGATCTGGGGGTAGGCCCCCAGGGCCTGGAAGTGCTGCACATAGTTCCAGAAGTCAGAGGTGGAGAAAGGCCAGTAGGGCATGGCCGGCAGCTCCGCGTAAGGGTCTGAAAGACACATAACACCTGCCTTGGGGGCTGTCCCCATGGTCCTGCCTGGAGACACCATCCTCGGAGGTCTCAAGGCAAGTGGATGGTTCCCAGCTCTACCACAGTGATACAACCTTCCCAGAGTGGGGGCCTGAGCCCGTCCCCTCTCAGATCCTTGGGGATATCtggtctgggagacagaggaagaagaaggggaagagagggaggggaaggccTGTCCTGTTTGAGGAAGGAGTTGTGTGGGGAGGGTGTGGGGCACCAGCAGCCACCTGCTGGGATTTCAGAATGGAGCACAGACACCCCACTCCGCTACCCCCCGTATAACCTGTCCTAAAGCTTGGGCAAGGGCAGCCCTGAAGATACTGGACTGAGCTAGGGCTCAGAGTTGGGAGGGCCTGGGGGCTGGAACCCAGGTCTGAGGGTGGGAATGTCAGGGGTCATGGGGCCCTGGCTCCCCCTGCCCAGTGTGTTCCCTGGTGGCTGGAGGGCAGGGTCCCAGCTGGAAGGAGCTCATAGACCCTCTGCTTGCACAGCTCCAAGCTGGCTCTCGAGGGCCGTGTTTTCCATGCTTGGGCCTGAGCTGAGCCAGGGCCCCTGATGCGTCTGCTTGGGATAAGAAGCTGCTGCCCTCCCCAGCAGTTTCTCCCCGCTGCATACCAGTTACTTATGCAAATGAACGGAAAGAAATTGGAGAACCGTACCTCCTTCCTCCTGCACAGGCTTGGCCCCTGCAAAGGAAGAGAAGAGCTGTCACCCAGGAGGACCACCCAGGTGCCGGTTGGGCCCACCCGACACCAACTGCAGGGCTCTGAGGTTTCCCAGCAGCCTGGGGATGCGTGCGGGAGGGGAGAGAACAGGAGGGCTGTCGGGGGTCCTGGTGGCTGCCTCCCTCCAGAGCGGCCCCTCACCTGCAAGAGGCCCCAGTAGGAGGCAGAGGGCCAGCCCCGGCACCATGCAGGCCTGCATCTTCCCGGTGCTTCCTGATCTGCGACTCAGGCCCACCTGCAGCAGGATGAACCCAGGAAGGGCAAGACCACCCATCCGTCAGGGCTGGCTTCCTCTACCAGTCCCAGTGTGGGCAGCCCTGGGGAAAATggcatggatttaaaaaaaaattcttactgtTTTCCTAGCAATTTCCATTTCAGTGGTTTCAAACCACTATTTGGAGGTGAAATCCCTGCCTCAATTGGCCTTAATTTCCATGACTTAAGAAATTGCACCCCCCTCCACTCTGCCTGGCCTCTCCAGAGCTTACCTTGTCTCTGCTCAGCCGGCCGTGCTCCTGGATGGGCTCTGCTGCCAGGTCAAGGGTCCTCTTTATAGAAGGGCTGCAGATGAGGAAGGACACGTCACCTGCCTGAACAGTCAAACTGAATATTTCATCCCCACCGGAGGACCGTGGGCTCCTGTCGCCCTGCTGGCAGGCACAATCAGAGTGTCAACTTCTGGGAATCTGATCCAAAGTTCAAACTGAGAGAA
Protein-coding sequences here:
- the OTOS gene encoding otospiralin isoform X1 gives rise to the protein MGGLALPGFILLQVGLSRRSGSTGKMQACMVPGLALCLLLGPLAGAKPVQEEGDPYAELPAMPYWPFSTSDFWNYVQHFQALGAYPQIEDMARTFFAHFPLGSTLGFHVPYQED
- the OTOS gene encoding otospiralin isoform X2: MQACMVPGLALCLLLGPLAGAKPVQEEGDPYAELPAMPYWPFSTSDFWNYVQHFQALGAYPQIEDMARTFFAHFPLGSTLGFHVPYQED